The proteins below come from a single Argentina anserina chromosome 1, drPotAnse1.1, whole genome shotgun sequence genomic window:
- the LOC126804661 gene encoding uncharacterized protein LOC126804661, whose amino-acid sequence MAAQQCRYPPQSAGLRFDDDENADADDDINDSDEEDGDGEDSGYAEEEKEEEEEEDFVGFDKEYEIDETDSIPEANKKTINILEWKAKKISTTEIAKLFPHKQKPQIKDKLQRLRRKFQKQKDGQKDVKFKNSDEKKLYELSMEIWGEITTATTTNRTACNEKAGQEEKSNTSAAYDAKQDMVLINDDAVLKGFDEYLWSRSIQINDEKQPVKLEMQWRKLAYGKATHNLAIAEFAIELQQHKFHGYIKD is encoded by the exons ATGGCTGCGCAACAATGTCGTTATCCACCTCAATCAGCAGGCTTACGGTtcgatgatgatgaaaatgcTGATGCTGATGATGACATCAATGACTCCGACGAGGAGGATGGTGATGGTGAAGACAGCGGTTACGCAGAggaggagaaagaagaagaagaagaagaggacttTGTGGGATTTGACAAGGAGTACGAGATTGATGAAACGGACAGCA tacCAGAGGCTAACAAGAAGACGATCAACATTTTGGAATGGAAAGCAAAAAAGATCAGTACTACTGAAATCGCCAAGTTATTCCCCCACAAGCAAAAACCACAAATAAAGGATAAACTCCAGAGATTGAGGAGGAAGTTTCAAAAGCAGAAGGACGGCCAGAAGGACGTCAAGTTCAAAAATTCCGATGAGAAGAAGTTATACGAATTATCAATGGAAATCTGGGGTGAAATTACTACTGCTACTACCACTAATCGTACTGCTTGTAATGAAAAAGCCGGACAAGAGGAAAAATCGAATACCAGTGCAGCATATGATGCGAAGCAGGACATGGTGCTGATAAATGATGATGCTGTTCTTAAGGGGTTTGACGAGTACTTATGGAGTCGGTCGATTCAAATCAATGACGAGAAGCAACCCGTGAAATTGGAAATGCAGTGGAGGAAACTCGCATATGGTAAGGCTACACATAATTTAGCGATAGCCGAGTTTGCAATAGAATTGCAACAGCATAAATTCCACGGCTACATAAAAGACTAG
- the LOC126804645 gene encoding glycine-rich cell wall structural protein-like codes for MAARSVSVVMLFAVVMSFTQSVQGRKLLELDEPHHHKDGGGKKVKKPLWFFDGVPSSAGSAGGKGYSFGHSFSFGKGSYGYSYGTSGKPGAGYGKPDCIGKDGGTGHGVKGSSSGSRAKQHKKKEKEHHQHKGSGGGIGGATGGGITKGGGVGRSSGHGGKGSKGGIGKGIGGRGVGGGAGGGIGGGAGGGIGGGGSGGGVGGGIGGGAGGGIGGGAGGGGGAGGGVGGGAGGGIGGGAGWGAGGGAGGGFGGGAGEGIGGGPGGGIGGGAGWGAGGGAGGGFGGGAGGGVGGGPGGGFGGGGGAGGGFGGGTGGGIGGGAGGGFGGGIGGGVGGGVGGGFGGGVGGGGGFGGGHH; via the coding sequence ATGGCTGCTAGGTCTGTGTCTGTAGTTATGTTGTTTGCGGTGGTCATGAGCTTCACCCAGTCAGTACAAGGAAGGAAGTTACTCGAGCTAGATGAACCTCATCACCACAAGGATGGTGGTggaaaaaaagttaaaaaaccACTCTGGTTTTTTGATGGGGTTCCGAGTTCGGCTGGTTCTGCAGGTGGAAAAGGGTATAGTTTTGGCCACTCTTTCAGTTTCGGCAAGGGATCATACGGTTATAGTTATGGCACTTCTGGGAAACCTGGTGCTGGTTATGGAAAACCTGATTGTATCGGGAAAGATGGAGGAACCGGACATGGAGTAAAAGGTAGTTCCAGTGGAAGTCGTGCGAAGCAAcataagaaaaaggaaaaggagcATCATCAACATAAAGGAAGTGGGGGTGGTATTGGAGGCGCAACAGGGGGAGGCATCACAAAAGGAGGCGGTGTTGGTCGAAGCAGTGGACATGGAGGGAAAGGTAGCAAAGGTGGTATTGGGAAAGGGATAGGAGGCCGCGGTGTTGGGGGCGGAGCTGGTGGAGGTATCGGGGGAGGAGCTGGTGGGGGCATCGGGGGTGGTGGCAGCGGGGGCGGTGTTGGtggaggcatcgggggcggaGCTGGTGGAGGCATTGGGGGAGGAGCTGGTGGAGGTGGGGGTGCTGGGGGCGGTGTTGGGGGCGGAGCTGGTGGAGGCATTGGGGGAGGAGCCGGTTGGGGTGCTGGGGGTGGGGCAGGTGGAGGCTTTGGCGGGGGAGCTGGTGAAGGCATCGGGGGCGGACCAGGTGGAGGCATTGGGGGAGGAGCCGGTTGGGGTGCTGGGGGTGGCGCAGGTGGAGGCTTTGGCGGCGGAGCTGGTGGAGGTGTTGGGGGCGGACCAGGTGGAGGCTTTGGTGGGGGTGGTGGCGCTGGCGGTGGCTTTGGAGGAGGTACTGGTGGAGGTATCGGGGGTGGTGCTGGTGGAGGCTTCGGAGGTGGAATTGGCGGAGGCGTTGGGGGTGGTGTTGGTGGCGGATTTGGAGGAGGGGTAGGTGGTGGAGGGGGATTTGGTGGTGGCCATCATTAA